In the Verrucomicrobiota bacterium genome, GCCGTTAAGCCAGAGGGCCGTGTCGATGCAATGCGCCAGCAGGTCTCCCGTCACCCCGCTTCCGGCCGCTTCCGCATCCAACCGCCAGAGCGCGGCGCCGCCTTGCGGAACGTCTTTCGAGATGGTCCAATCCTGGAGGAACTTCGCCCGGTAATGGTAGATGTTTCCGAGTTTACCCGCCTCGATGATTCGTTTGGCGAAAGTCACGGCCGGAATCCGGCGGTAGTTGTACCAGACCATCGTGCGGACGCCCGCCTTACGGGCGTGCTCCACCATGCGCGTCGCTTCGGCCAGGTTGCGGGCGAGCGGCTTTTCGCACAGCACCATCTTACCGGCATCCGCCGCCGCCATCGCGATCTCGGCGTGAGAATCGTTCGGGGTCACGATGTCGACGAGGTCAATTTCCGGATTGTCGACCGCCTTGCGCCAGTCGGCTTCAAACCTCTCGTAGCCCCATTTATGAGCGAACCGGCTCACCTTTTCTTCATTCCGGCCCACGACCGTGTCGAGCACCGGCCGGTAAGGTAAATCGAAAAACTGGTTTACGGAGAGGTAGGCGTTTGAATGCGCCCGGCCCATAAACCCATAACCGATCAAAGCCACACGCAACGGTTTCATGCTTGCAAGCTCCCGGTTAAGCGCTGGCTTGGCCTACCGCGACCCGGTCCGCGGCCGGCGCGTCCCCGGCGTCCCAGCCGTGGGCGGCCTGCACCGCCTGCATAACCCGGAGGACCGAGACCCAGGTTTCCGGCTTGAGCATCTCCGAATTCGGAAACATGCAACCGTCCCAGCAAATGTGCTCAAAGGCTTTCGTCAGCCTGCCGTTTTCGTCCCGGAGCCAGTGACCGGCATCCCGGGCGACGTCCAGTTTGCCGTTCGGGTCATCCGGCAGGCAATGCCGTCCCGTTTTGTCATGCGTTCCCGCCCCTTTGACCGTGGCATCATTTTGCGCGACGTGAAAGTCAACCGTCCACGGCCGGAGCGCGCGCGTCATCGTTCGCAAGGCATCTTCGAGCAGCGCTCGATCGTGCCAGTCGTAGCCGGGCGGGAGCAGGCGATCCTCCTCAGCATTGTACCCGAGGGTGTAGAGCAGCGTGTGGGCCATATCGGCCTGAAAACCGAGCCGGCCCGGACGATCCACCTGCTCAAGCAGCTGCACCGCGCTTTTCCAGCTATGAATGCCGCCCCAACAAATTTCGCCCTCGGCCGCTAACTTCTCGCCGTGACCGGCGGCAATCGCGCATGCTTCACGGAATGTCTCTACCAGTTTGCGGGTGGCATCGGGATCGGCCGCCCAGGTCGCCGGACCGGTGGCGGTATCGATGCGCACCACACCATACGGCCTGAGGCCGAGGGCACGCAGCTGCTGGCCAAACGCGCAGGTTTTTCTAACCTGAGTCAGGAATCGCTGCCGTTCCTCCGGGGACCCCATCGCGGAGCCGCCGCCCGTCGGTGGCCAGACGGGTGCGACCAACGAGCCTGCCATCAGCGATCGCTCGGCCAGCTTGTCCGCCAGTCTGGCGATGTCATCCCGGCCTGAGTCGATGCTGATGTGGGGGTCGGCCACAAACAGGTCAACGCCGTCAAAACGGCGGCCGTCAACCTCCGCTTG is a window encoding:
- a CDS encoding Gfo/Idh/MocA family oxidoreductase — encoded protein: MKPLRVALIGYGFMGRAHSNAYLSVNQFFDLPYRPVLDTVVGRNEEKVSRFAHKWGYERFEADWRKAVDNPEIDLVDIVTPNDSHAEIAMAAADAGKMVLCEKPLARNLAEATRMVEHARKAGVRTMVWYNYRRIPAVTFAKRIIEAGKLGNIYHYRAKFLQDWTISKDVPQGGAALWRLDAEAAGSGVTGDLLAHCIDTALWLNGEMESVSGMTETFVKERYHNVTGKIEKVGIDDASAFLARFRNGSLATFEATRYARGHKALYTFEINGEHGSLAWDLHDLHRLQWFDHKDEGTLRGWRSIHVTDGQHPYMEHWWVPGLAIGYEHSFIHQLADFLGSLDGKEPVAPSFDDALHTEFVIDAVLRSASSRNWEEVGR
- a CDS encoding TIM barrel protein; translated protein: MWPGLVGKGPGSEPFIDLDTMLDLTAQAEVDGRRFDGVDLFVADPHISIDSGRDDIARLADKLAERSLMAGSLVAPVWPPTGGGSAMGSPEERQRFLTQVRKTCAFGQQLRALGLRPYGVVRIDTATGPATWAADPDATRKLVETFREACAIAAGHGEKLAAEGEICWGGIHSWKSAVQLLEQVDRPGRLGFQADMAHTLLYTLGYNAEEDRLLPPGYDWHDRALLEDALRTMTRALRPWTVDFHVAQNDATVKGAGTHDKTGRHCLPDDPNGKLDVARDAGHWLRDENGRLTKAFEHICWDGCMFPNSEMLKPETWVSVLRVMQAVQAAHGWDAGDAPAADRVAVGQASA